The DNA region TTTTGCAAATACGTTTATGATTGTATTAAGACATATAAAAGACTAAATACGACTTACTgcaaggaaaatgaaaataactCTTCTAGTACTCTTTGTCATgaactaaaaaaatttccgtTACATTATAGAACCTATATATTAGAATTAGACGAATTGCGggataaaaattttccatCCTTAGAATCTTATACAAGTGATAATGAAATAGACTGCTTATCACAAGATGATATTATATCCCGTATACATTCATCTTTACTGAAGAAATATAGAAGAGTAGGTAGTAACACACAAACTATGGATGGTAGAACTGTTGAACATCATGCAGCCGGAAGTACCAATAAAGTAATTGCTCTTAAGAATATGAACGAAACAAtacattatcatttttttttaagttcattttttatatttttttaatgtgaaTATTGTTATGCTTCGAAAATGAAtgtatgtcttttttttttttataaagtatttttatgtattaatatattttagtttctctttttatttatagtaTGGGTTTTTTGATGATTTAGCTGTATACCAAACTAATGAAGCAAAGTCTCTTAATGTTAGTGATATGAAATGGATTACGTCTGCTTGTACAAATGTTGATTggcaagaagaaaaacataaagCTAAGGCTACAGATCTTTGTGAAAGATTTATAAAATACtactattttttatcatttaatatgGGTTATAATATGCCTAATGAAAGTAAGTATGTTGAATATTTGAACTACTGgttgaaaaatgtaataacaCTTGAAAATGATGAGAACTTTGCAaagtttttttatgaatccttgattaaaatttttgatgcGTTTCaactaaaaaaagaattattacataaagTAGATGACATCGATGACAAggtttttaataatatgaaaacattatataatttgtatgataattataataaaatagagaATGAAAGAATACAGTCTAATGATGTAAAAAGTAAATGCGAGGAGTATGttaataattgtaaaacaAGCTACCTAGAAGGTATCGATAAATATCAGAAAAGTAATGATcatgatttttatttggcGTTGAAAGAATTTGATGCACTGTATAGAAATGTACAATACAGGTCTGCATCATGTAGAGGTGTAATATTAGCACCATTACCAGAACTGAGAAAATTAGAAGCTAACCCTCAGAAAAAAACGGTGCAAGCACCATCAAAGATGTGCACacttgaagaaaattatacCACGGATGGAGATACTACAGGGaatgataaatatgtatGCTATAACTTCTCGTTTTAGCTGTacaattttgctttatttgaATGTTAAATTTTCTATCTAAAATTGAAGAATTTATAAAACTtacataattcatttttctttaatttttaggaaaatatttCGAAAAACCTCTCATTTTACGAATATTACAACACGTTAAACAACAGTAATAACCTGAATGGCTACACTGATGAGTACTGCAGTAAGGTTGAAAGACTTAAAGATAAATATCCATGGATTTGCAAACTCTGTAGactattttccaaaaatttaatagaTATATCTAAACTAGAAGATGAACAAAAGCGTAAGGAAAagtgtttttatttccaatACTGGATATACGATCAAATTAGGAAGAAATTAAGTGGCAAAAATAACTATGAACCTGATGTTGTCCTTACCCTTCTTGACGTTGCTCTCAACATTAACTTTAATTTACGTAATAATCATTGTACCATGATTTATGATTCCAGTATTAGCATGGAAGGGTGGAAGGAAATGAAGGAGTTGCATGATTACTTTGAAGGATATGATAATATCAAAAGTTATAGGCCTTCAGATGGGGATGGTGAAAAGTTACTATGTGAATACCTTACGCATATAAATGAGCTCTATGAAAAGCACATAAAAGAatcatgtgtgtgtattaGGAAgccgaattttttttgcttggaAAAATTCCCccattattttaaatgcgATAAAAAGTATTATCCTAATGCTCTCCTATCCAgttttaaatgtaatatgGAAGAAACTAGCCAAAGTGTAGAGTCCTTATTTAAATCTGTTACTATTGATAATGAAAGTTTAACTAAGAGTATTACATCGCCTGAAGCATGTACAGGTTTATTGTGTGatcctttttatgttttcaACTTACTTGCCTTTGGAGTTCTTGGTCTATTTTCCACGTTTTTCGTGTTTTATAAGGTGACTACAAATTTGGCTACAAACAGTTGATACTTTATATAAGTGCGACTGATATATTTTAGAAATATGTAATGAGAAAGTAATTATGATATAGGTAAATGCATTTTCCACCTTCATTTTAGTTCACGCCCTTGGGATCAAGGTTTCAAAGGAAATCtctaaagaaaaaacaatttttgtATGCTGTTCAAGAGAGGGATAGACACCATTCATTAGCGGAAGATTCAGAAAGAGCTTATGGGAACCCGTCTAGAAGAAGACTCCAGTTGGCTTATCAGGCTGAGTGATCCTAGTTAGCATTATCTTAGTAAGAACGAGCGTTAGTTTTGAATAAATAAGAAGTCCATAAATAGGgccataaattttaattatacgTCACAggaatgtttaaaaaaacggggaTGTAACGGTGCCACTAAAGAGTGCACTCTTCTACATTGAAGTTGTTCATTCAGTTGTGTCTTCTAATTTGTTGCAAATTTGAATAtcgttgtaatttttttgtttatcacttttttttaaatttctttttgaagtagttatttatttagtaTAAGACTGTGTCAGTctcatttgtaaaaaataaatacccTTTTGATACGTAGCCATTATTCTTGGCATGAATGTATCAAAAGGGAGGCATGTGTTTGGCTAAAATgtttccatttgttttttttacattcacgTAGTGATTTACTAACTTCATTTGACTGTCCGTTAAATGTTCATaattcggaaaaaaaataatggcaatatttaatgtaaaaattgggTAACCTTTTTGAATACTAGCCGTTCATTAGGAATGAGTAAACTAACGTATCACCAAAGAGGTGTGTAATTTCTTCACACTTCATAAAATTAACCTGCACAGTAAAATGGTCCCCCGTGAACAATACATATATTAGATTGTCATTAGAAGTGGTTGTCCAAATTTGAGCCTCTCAAATGAGGAGAGAATTCGATACATTTATACCTTAATTAGTCGTTAATAagtacattatatttttggagataattccatttttacaaaaaaggaaaagtttaTGAATGGTTTTTTTCCGATATATCTTATAAGACAAACATGAAAGGCGCGTTTAGCCACTGCACACTGCTCTTAAAATGGTGTGCAGAAAAGTGGTGCAACTACTGACATGGCAGTATCCTataatgaaagaaaatgTGCTAGCCGTTGTACACTTTATTGTGCGTATTTGCGTTACAGCGGTTAGGGAAACATGCAAACATGTAgcaagaaaataaaaaccactgtcttaaaaaaaaaagataacatTCTTATTCCTTTTGATGCAGTTGTAACAACATTATTTGCATGCATCTGTAAGATCGATTTACGTTGATGGAAAGATgttgcataaaaataacgaaataaaacaacaatgaataaataaccatatttttaaataaagcCGAAGAGGGGTTACAAAGCGGAGTAATAAATTCAgcgaataataattttactGATAATATGAATGTACTGTTGGAACGCAATTTATGCGTGTGATTTTTTAATAGAGGTAACCATTTTAAGCGGAGaaatttgccaaaattgAGCTTCACAAggtggaaataaaaagatgtATGTGTTAGAAATTTGGCTAGAAAACTATCACATAAAAAACATCTGTTTGGTTAACCCTCTTTTGGCATGTGGCAAAAGTTCGTGTTTGCTATTTAATAATGCGAGTTATCCGAATGATGGGAACATGAAACACTTTCACTTTCCATCTCATTTTGCATTTGAAGGTACGATATAAGATATTCCCTACTTGGCATGTTTGAAAGTTCATCTTCGGACGAATATTGCAGCATTTCTTCTGATCCATCGTATGTATTTTTGGAACCCTCGTCATTTCTTGGCTCTTTTTGGTAAACGTTTCCAAGGTGGGTAAGCTATTacacaaaaggaaaataagacatttattaaaaaggtaGAGTTAAAAGTTATACAGCATTAATGAGGAAATATTATAAGTACGAAGATGAACACATTTGacgtattattttttttttaccctatATAGAATTAAGAATGGGATGGAGATTCCCAAAATGATTAAACAGATATATACGACGCTCCTTCGTATTTGCGCTAAATTGGGTATATAACTTATATAGTCGCTTACAAATGCTGCAAGTTGACTAAAGAGCGATAAATTTTCCATTGGGCAGTATGGAATGGATTGTATTCTCTCTGGTATTTCGAAGTTATCACAGGCAGGATAAGAAAACGTTTTAGGAATGTCGTACAATGAGCAGTTATTCGAAATGTGCAGAAGTTTTCCATCCGTTGTGTCCGAATCAACAATGCAAGTGTCATAGCTAAAGAGATCGTAATATTTGCtgtttacaaaatttacTAATCTTTTACAGTTCTGTTTTTTGCTAGTTACACATTCGGCAAGATGGTCCCTATTTTCGCAGAAGTTGTCTAAGTCATTCCTCAGGGGTGATTGCAGTGTGTATCTCTTTTCTTCCCTAGCGCATTCAAatttgtcatattttttgaacAACCGATTgatttgttcttttataGAATTAATATTATCTTTGTGAATATGAACCATCTTCCCATGTGGGCCCTTAACCTTTAGTAAAGAAATCAAATTCATTGTGTAATCCGCGTGATAGTTGAAGTCTCTACAGCGCTTTTCATGAGTTTTATATGGCCATTTTTCTGATATTTGTTCGAAGGAAGAAGTGAGTTCCTTTAGAAATTTCCTCTTCCATTCATCCAAATTaaacgttttattttctgctaATGCGGCATTTTCCAGGTCATCGAAATTTACGGACTGTCTAAATTCTTTGTCAAATTTTGAGGCAGGTAGATCCTGGTCGCTTAACGCCTGACATGTAAATGGGATTGCGTGCATGTGCGTATGTGCCATTTGAGGGAGAACTAAGCTGCATTTAGAAGATAGAATGTCTGACCATGAGATTAAGAATTACGAATGGTTAGGTTATCCCCAAATTTAAAAGTACACATTGCAGCGCGGTAGGGGAGCTCATCTTAATTTCTCAGCttgaaaatagaaaaaattagttACGAAAAGGCTAAACAGgtgatataataaaaaacgtGCTCGAAATGTACCCAAGtgatcttttttaaaaggtacTATTTCATCTGTGAACTAGGTGCATGCATTTGTCCGTAATTTTACTCATACTAATGAAATAACAGGATGTGATTACTTTCAAGTGTagtcatattatttttaagtaaaatgagaaaaagaaacatagGGTAGACAATaaagaataaacaaaattaatgtcTAAAGTAAGCAGCGTTTTGCAAGGGATTGCAATTCATATGTACAGCACAGTTCTTACAtgcacattttattaaatatgatAAGCCATAGTCTATTTGCGCTATTGTAGATTATGCTTTGTGCGAATATGTCTAAttgttttttctattttaattGAATGAAAAAGGTGGAAGCTTGTATTAAGGAGAACGGCCAATGTTTCTTTACACGCTGCACAGTACATACTTGAGCATTGAGAGCCCTCTGTCGCTATAAGATTGTTCTTATTGGGGTTCTGCCCTTATAACGTTGCATCAAAATGTGTGGGGTAGTTTATCTCGTTTCGCATGAAAACCTATTGAGGCTTACACAGTAGTAACAGAATAACTATGTTCACAAAATAACATACAAAGTATTAGCTACACGTGTGCAGTGTTTAATATAATCGTAGAATATTA from Plasmodium vivax chromosome 4, whole genome shotgun sequence includes:
- a CDS encoding variable surface protein Vir24-related (encoded by transcript PVX_003505A): MGYNMPNESKYVEYLNYWLKNVITLENDENFAKFFYESLIKIFDAFQLKKELLHKVDDIDDKVFNNMKTLYNLYDNYNKIENERIQSNDVKSKCEEYVNNCKTSYLEGIDKYQKSNDHDFYLALKEFDALYRNENISKNLSFYEYYNTLNNSNNLNGYTDEYCSKVERLKDKYPWICKLCRLFSKNLIDISKLEDEQKRKEKCFYFQYWIYDQIRKKLSGKNNYEPDVVLTLLDVALNINFNLRNNHCTMIYDSSISMEGWKEMKELHDYFEGYDNIKSYRPSDGDGEKLLCEYLTHINELYEKHIKESCVCIRKPNFFCLEKFPHYFKCDKKYYPNALLSSFKCNMEETSQSVESLFKSFTPLGSRFQRKSLKKKQFLYAVQERDRHHSLAEDSERAYGNPSRRRLQLAYQAE
- a CDS encoding hypothetical protein, conserved (encoded by transcript PVX_003500A), with product MAHTHMHAIPFTCQALSDQDLPASKFDKEFRQSVNFDDLENAALAENKTFNLDEWKRKFLKELTSSFEQISEKWPYKTHEKRCRDFNYHADYTMNLISLLKVKGPHGKMVHIHKDNINSIKEQINRLFKKYDKFECAREEKRYTLQSPLRNDLDNFCENRDHLAECVTSKKQNCKRLVNFVNSKYYDLFSYDTCIVDSDTTDGKLLHISNNCSLYDIPKTFSYPACDNFEIPERIQSIPYCPMENLSLFSQLAAFVSDYISYIPNLAQIRRSVVYICLIILGISIPFLILYRVKKK